TTCGGTGGAGCCGCCGTTCGAGCAGGCGGTCGCGACGGCGGCGAGAACGGCGAGGACGAGCAGGGGCGTCTTCCGCATAGAGGTCAACCGTACTCGTCGCGACGTGCGCGACCGCACTCGCTACGTCACTACCGAGCAGGTAACTCACGCGCCGATATCGAATCGTTGCCCCGCGCGGGCCGTACCGGGACCCGGGAGCAACGACCAGAAATCGGGCGCTGACGATCTATGACAGATGGCGGCCCACCATCTGCCATTGTGCGGGCGCGGCTGGTTGCCCCGGATCGCAGGGCGCGGACATAGCACTGATCGACATGCGACAACCGGTCACGCGGGCGCCGGCGGCCTTCGCCGGCGGTCGTACCAGGCTGCGGAGTTGCCGCAGGCCGGGCCGCGCGGGGCGGGCCGTTTCCAGGAAGCACGTCCGGCGGGCAGTGGTGTGCGAGCCGATTTCGGAGCCGTCTACGCGGGGATGCATGACACATAAATCATGTTGCGGCGGAACCGATCCGGGTCTGGGTGCGTCCAATGAATCGACTGCCTTTATTTCGCAGGCCGGGGGGTGTCTCGTGCTCGGGGTGACACAGAACCGGTGCCGGGTGGGCAAGTCGATTCGTGTTTCGACGAAAGAGGGGGATATCCGATCAAGGTCCGCAACGATCCATCAGCTGCGCCGACGAGCCGAGTCGGTCGAACGCTCATCTTCACAGCGACCTTGACGATCGCTGTGATCACGAGCGCGCTGGCCTCCGGTTCCGCACAAGCCTCGTATCAGCCATGCACCAACTACAGGGTCACCACCCAATGGGGGAGAGTCGAAGTCGACACCAGGCCGAGGGACGGGGACCCCATCGGCAACATCGCATGGGCCATGTTCCTCAACAACATCGCCGATATACCCGGCAGGTACGACTACCAGATATTGGTCAACGGCAGGGCTATCGAGACGGATAACAGGTTCAAGGACGACAACTTTCACATGACGATCCCCCGGTATCTAGATGGGCATTACCGGTACGAGTCGGGGGACGAAATCCAGGTGATCGCTTCCCACGCCGCTGGCAAAAACCTGTATGTGACGCCAATCAACCGTTGCACTGTCCCCTACACGGCAGGATAGCTACATGAGTCAGGAGATTTCGAGGCGAGGTGCTGACCTGCTGGCGGCCGACATCGAGTCGGCTCTCGGCTTCGAGGTACACATCGACGAAACGATCCCCGAGCGTCTTCGCCGGTTGGCCGACCCACCGGGATGGCGGATCGAATTCACCGTCCCGACCTTGAGCGTCATGGTTGGCACCACCCCCGTCGAGCGCACTCCCAGCGGTGTGGCGTGCAGACTGGCCCGGGAAGTCCACGACGACGTCCTGTCCCGCAGTGGAAAGATCTGGCCCGCCGACCCCAAAGGCGGGGACCAGCCTTTGCTCCCCACTCCCGACGGGTGGCACGGGAAGGGCGGCGTCATCCCGTACGGGCAGGTCAAGACGGCGAAGGAGCCTGATCCGAGTCTCGACGGTGTGGTGCGGTGGTGGCTGCCCGACACCTACGACGGACTCATCGCCAGCCGCTCCGGCGACGTGTGGTTCTCCCTCTGGCAATACCAGGGCGACGAACAACTGATCACGCCGGGCATGCCGGTGACATGGGTCATCGGCGAAGGTCGGCACGGAAACTACAGCAAGGCAAGCGAAGTCCGGCCGGTCGAGCCGTAGCCCGGACGGCTCACCTATCCGGCCCCGCACTCCTGAAGCCGTCGGGCAGTGTGATGTACCGGCGTGTTCGGCCGGTATGCCGCCGCCGACGGCGCGGGAGGGAGGGGTCGGCCGCGCTGACGTTTGCGCAGGTCATACCGAGGAAAACGGCGGTTCGCCCGGGCCTGCGCGGGGTAATCTCGGGGTATCGCCGTGCGTCCTTCTCAGGAGGTCATCGTGCCCTGCGATCTGATGCTCATCGCCTACGACGGCTCCGAGAACGCCAAGCGCGCCATCATCTACGCCGGCCGGTTTCTCAGCGCCGACCGTGCCGTCGTGCTGACCGCCTGGGAGCCCATGGTGCGGCAGGCCGCTCGCCTGTCCGGGTTGTCGGGTGTCATGCAACCGGAATGGGTGCCGGACGACGAGATCGAGGACATCGCCTTCGTCGACGCGCGCGCCACCAATGCCGAGGGCGTGCGGCTGGCCGAGCTGGCGGGCCTGAACGCCGAGGCGCGCACCGCCGAATGCACCACCACCATCTGGAACGCCATCGTGGACTGCGCCGACGAACTGGACGTCGACATCATCGTGGCGGGCACCCGGGGCGCGACCGGCATCCGCGCGCTGCTGCACAGCAGCGTCGCCGACGCCGTCCTCAAGCATTGCCACCGTCCCGTCCTGCTCGTCCCGCCCGGCAAGGAAACCTGAGTCGCGCACCGTGAGACGTGGATCGCTCCACCGCGTCGGGGCGTCGCACCGGGGCTAGGTTGGGGTCATGGATGGGTTCCTGCTTGCTCGGGCCGACGGGGTTGTTCGGGGTCATGGGAGCCGAGCCCGCTTCGATGACGCGCGCCTGGCGCAGGCGGCGTTGCGCGCGGGTCGCGCGCCGCTGGTGGTCGGCGCGCTGCCGTTCGATCCCCGCGAGCCCGCCGCGCTGAGCGTGCCGGAGCGCGCGGTGCACACCGCGGGTCCATGGCGGCCCGCCGCACTGCCCGACCTGCCCGCGGTGCGGGTGGTGACCGAGATACCCAGCCCCGCCGAGCACGTGGCGCGGGTGACGAAACTGGTCGAGCAGCTGAACGATCCCGCGCAACCCCTGCGCAAGGTGGTCGCGGCGCGGTCGGTGCTGGCCGAGGCGCAGGCCGCGCTCGACCCGGAAGTCGTCGCCGGACACCTGCTGACCAGGCATCCGCACGCGAACGTCTTCGCGGTCGACCTCACTGCGGCCGGGCGACCCGGCGCGACGCTGGTGGGCGCGACGCCCGAAGTGCTGATCGCCCGGCAGGGCGACCTGGTGACGCTGCGCCCGCTGGCGGGCACCGCGCCGCGGCGGGCCGACCCGGAGGCCGATGCCGCGCAGGCCCGGGAATTGCTGGCCAGTACCAAGAACCGCGATGAGCACGCGTTCGTCATCGACTGGATCCGGGAGCGGCTCGGGCCGGTCTGCGCCGAGCTGTCGATCCCGCGGAGCCCGGAGCTGGTCAGCACCCACGAGGTGTGGCACCTGGCGACGCCGATCACCGGACGCCTGCGCGACCCCGCGATCACCGCGCTCGACCTGGCGCTCCTGCTGCACCCCACGCCCGCGGTCTGCGGCACACCCACCGAGCCGGCCTTGGAGACCATCACGCGGATCGAGGACGACCGCGGGTTCTACGGAGGCGCCGTCGGCTGGTGTGACGCGGAGGGCGACGGCGCCTGGGTGGTCGCCATCCGCTGCGCGGAGCTCTCGCCCGACGGCCGGACGGTGCGGGCGTACGCGGGCGGCGGCATCGTCGCGGCCTCCGACCCGCAGGCGGAACTCGACGAGACCACCGCGAAATTGCGCACCCTGCTCGGCGCGCTGCACTGCGCTCTCCCTACCCAGTGACGCGTCCGTTTCCGGGTCATCGCCGCGTGCTCGGCGGCGATCCGGGGAAGAATCCGCGGCCTGAACGCATACAAATACCGGACGTCCTGCTAGGTTGGCCGGGAACGTGCCTGCATCGACGTATTGGAGTGCCGCGATGAAGTTTGCTGTCCCGGGTGTTGCGAGTGCTGTCGCGGGCGCCGTGCTGGGCGTGCTCAGCGTCTTCCTCATCACCCTCGCGGTCCAGCAGAACTCGCGGCCGGAGATCGATCGCAGCGGCGACAAGGACTCCTCGCTGCTGAACAACGTTGAGTACGGCAGCCGCTGACCCGCTGACCTCCGCTTCACCCGCCGACTCGCTCGGATCGTCCGCGGCGCCGGGGCAGCACAGCACCGCACCGCTGGGCAGACGTTGGTTCGCCGCGACCGTCGTCGTGGCGTTCCTGCTCACCTTCGTGCAGGCGCCCGGACTCACGGTCGCCGACACGAAATACGACCTGGCGCAGAATCCGCTCGGCTTCCTCGAACGCGCGAGCCATCTGTGGAGCAGCCAGGCGCCGATGGGCCAGGTGCAGAACCAGGCCTACGGTTATTTCTTCCCACACGGCGCGTTCTTCTCGCTCGGCCATCTGCTGGGCGTGCCCGCCTGGATGACGCAACGGATCTGGTGGGCACTGCTGCTGCTCGCCGGATTCTGGGGAATCGTTCGCCTGTGCGAGGCGCTGGGCATCGGCACGCGGGGGTCGCGCGTCGTCGCCGCGCTCGCGTTCGCCCTGTCGCCGCGGGTCCTGACCACCGTCGGGTCGATCTCCTCGGAGACGCTGCCGATGATGCTGGCGCCGTGGGTGCTGCTCGCGCCCGCCGCGCTCGGCGTCGCCGGGCACGCCCGGCGACGGGGCGGGGCCGCATCGCCCGCGGGCAGTGCCCTGGCGCTCG
Above is a genomic segment from Nocardia sputorum containing:
- a CDS encoding universal stress protein; amino-acid sequence: MPCDLMLIAYDGSENAKRAIIYAGRFLSADRAVVLTAWEPMVRQAARLSGLSGVMQPEWVPDDEIEDIAFVDARATNAEGVRLAELAGLNAEARTAECTTTIWNAIVDCADELDVDIIVAGTRGATGIRALLHSSVADAVLKHCHRPVLLVPPGKET
- a CDS encoding isochorismate synthase; its protein translation is MDGFLLARADGVVRGHGSRARFDDARLAQAALRAGRAPLVVGALPFDPREPAALSVPERAVHTAGPWRPAALPDLPAVRVVTEIPSPAEHVARVTKLVEQLNDPAQPLRKVVAARSVLAEAQAALDPEVVAGHLLTRHPHANVFAVDLTAAGRPGATLVGATPEVLIARQGDLVTLRPLAGTAPRRADPEADAAQARELLASTKNRDEHAFVIDWIRERLGPVCAELSIPRSPELVSTHEVWHLATPITGRLRDPAITALDLALLLHPTPAVCGTPTEPALETITRIEDDRGFYGGAVGWCDAEGDGAWVVAIRCAELSPDGRTVRAYAGGGIVAASDPQAELDETTAKLRTLLGALHCALPTQ
- a CDS encoding DUF2613 domain-containing protein; translation: MKFAVPGVASAVAGAVLGVLSVFLITLAVQQNSRPEIDRSGDKDSSLLNNVEYGSR